The following proteins come from a genomic window of Camelus dromedarius isolate mCamDro1 chromosome 29, mCamDro1.pat, whole genome shotgun sequence:
- the PSTPIP1 gene encoding proline-serine-threonine phosphatase-interacting protein 1 isoform X3 encodes MMPQLQFKDAFWCRDFTAHTGYEVLLQRLLDGRKMCKDVEELLRQRAQAEERYGKELVQIARKAGGQTEINSLRASFDSLKQQMENVGSSHIQLALALREELRSLEEFRERQKEQRKKYEAAMDRVQKSKLSLYKKAMESKKTYEQKCRDADDAEQAFERISANGQQKQVEKSQNKAKQCKDSATEAERVYRQNIEQLEKVRGEWEQEHRATCEAFQLQEFDRLTILRNALWVHCNQLSMQCVKDDELYEEVRVTLEGCSVDGDIDGFIQAKGTGTEPPAPVPYQNYYDREVAPMSSSPGLQPSCGMIKSPPAGSLRGDRGSWASQRTPLRTLRTRGPQERRAFPPALLPKSWRTQTPARRPRVPGEAEPSALARLPPHPPGRLRQGSSISLYSFSP; translated from the exons TGCAGGGACTTCACCGCCCACACGGGCTACGAGGTGCTGCTGCAGCGGCTGCTGGACGGCAGGAAGATgtgcaaggatgtggaggagcTGCTGAGGCAGAG GGCGCAGGCGGAGGAGCGGTACGGGAAGGAGCTGGTGCAGATAGCCCGGAAGGCAGGTGGCCAGACGGAGATCAA CTCCCTGAGGGCCTCCTTTGACTCCCTGAAGCAGC AAATGGAGAACGTGGGCAGCTCCCACATCcagctggccctggccctgcggGAGGAGCTGCGGAGCCTGGAGGAGTTCCGTgagaggcagaaggagcagaggaagaag TATGAGGCCGCCATGGACCGTGTCCAGAAAAGCAAGCTGTCGCTCTACAAGAAGGCCATGGAG TCCAAGAAGACATACGAGCAGAAGTGCCGGGATGCAGATGATGCCGAGCAGGCCTTCGAGCGCATCAGTGCCAATGGCCAACAGAAGCAGGTGGAGAAG AGCCAGAACAAAGCCAAGCAGTGCAAGGACTCGGCCACGGAGGCAG AGCGGGTGTACAGGCAGAACATCGAGCAGCTGGAGAAGGTGCGGGGCGAGTGGGAGCAGGAACACCGGGCCACGTGTGAG GCCTTCCAGCTGCAGGAGTTTGACCGGCTGACCATCCTCCGCAACGCCCTGTGGGTGCACTGCAACCAGCTCTCCATGCAGTGCGTCAAGGACGATGag CTCTACGAAGAGGTGCGGGTGACACTGGAAGGCTGCAGCGTGGATGGTGACATTGACGGCTTCATCCAGGCCAAGGGCACAGGCACCGAGCCCCCAG CTCCGGTGCCCTACCAGAACTACTATGATCGGGAGGTCGCCCCGATGTCCAGCAGCCCCGGCCTACAGCCATCCTGTGGCATGATAAAGAG CCCCCCTGCAGGAAGTCTCCGGGGAGACAGAGGCTCGTGGGCATCACAGCGCACACCCCTGCGAACCCTGAGAACCAGAGGCCCCCAGGAGAGGAGGGCATTCCCACCTGCACTCTTACCAAAGTCTTGGAGGACCCAGACCCCAGCAAGGCGGCCCCGTGTCCCTGGTGAAGCTGAGCCTTCAGCCTTGGCCCGGCTCCCCCCGCACCCCCCAGGAAGACTAAGGCAGGGAAGTAGCATCAGCCTCTACTCGTTTAGCCCTTAG
- the PSTPIP1 gene encoding proline-serine-threonine phosphatase-interacting protein 1 isoform X4 yields MMPQLQFKDAFWCRDFTAHTGYEVLLQRLLDGRKMCKDVEELLRQRAQAEERYGKELVQIARKAGGQTEINSLRASFDSLKQQMENVGSSHIQLALALREELRSLEEFRERQKEQRKKYEAAMDRVQKSKLSLYKKAMESKKTYEQKCRDADDAEQAFERISANGQQKQVEKSQNKAKQCKDSATEAERVYRQNIEQLEKVRGEWEQEHRATCEAFQLQEFDRLTILRNALWVHCNQLSMQCVKDDELYEEVRVTLEGCSVDGDIDGFIQAKGTGTEPPAPVPYQNYYDREVAPMSSSPGLQPSCGMIKRKSPGRQRLVGITAHTPANPENQRPPGEEGIPTCTLTKVLEDPDPSKAAPCPW; encoded by the exons TGCAGGGACTTCACCGCCCACACGGGCTACGAGGTGCTGCTGCAGCGGCTGCTGGACGGCAGGAAGATgtgcaaggatgtggaggagcTGCTGAGGCAGAG GGCGCAGGCGGAGGAGCGGTACGGGAAGGAGCTGGTGCAGATAGCCCGGAAGGCAGGTGGCCAGACGGAGATCAA CTCCCTGAGGGCCTCCTTTGACTCCCTGAAGCAGC AAATGGAGAACGTGGGCAGCTCCCACATCcagctggccctggccctgcggGAGGAGCTGCGGAGCCTGGAGGAGTTCCGTgagaggcagaaggagcagaggaagaag TATGAGGCCGCCATGGACCGTGTCCAGAAAAGCAAGCTGTCGCTCTACAAGAAGGCCATGGAG TCCAAGAAGACATACGAGCAGAAGTGCCGGGATGCAGATGATGCCGAGCAGGCCTTCGAGCGCATCAGTGCCAATGGCCAACAGAAGCAGGTGGAGAAG AGCCAGAACAAAGCCAAGCAGTGCAAGGACTCGGCCACGGAGGCAG AGCGGGTGTACAGGCAGAACATCGAGCAGCTGGAGAAGGTGCGGGGCGAGTGGGAGCAGGAACACCGGGCCACGTGTGAG GCCTTCCAGCTGCAGGAGTTTGACCGGCTGACCATCCTCCGCAACGCCCTGTGGGTGCACTGCAACCAGCTCTCCATGCAGTGCGTCAAGGACGATGag CTCTACGAAGAGGTGCGGGTGACACTGGAAGGCTGCAGCGTGGATGGTGACATTGACGGCTTCATCCAGGCCAAGGGCACAGGCACCGAGCCCCCAG CTCCGGTGCCCTACCAGAACTACTATGATCGGGAGGTCGCCCCGATGTCCAGCAGCCCCGGCCTACAGCCATCCTGTGGCATGATAAAGAG GAAGTCTCCGGGGAGACAGAGGCTCGTGGGCATCACAGCGCACACCCCTGCGAACCCTGAGAACCAGAGGCCCCCAGGAGAGGAGGGCATTCCCACCTGCACTCTTACCAAAGTCTTGGAGGACCCAGACCCCAGCAAGGCGGCCCCGTGTCCCTGGTGA
- the PSTPIP1 gene encoding proline-serine-threonine phosphatase-interacting protein 1 isoform X2, which produces MMPQLQFKDAFWCRDFTAHTGYEVLLQRLLDGRKMCKDVEELLRQRAQAEERYGKELVQIARKAGGQTEINSLRASFDSLKQQMENVGSSHIQLALALREELRSLEEFRERQKEQRKKYEAAMDRVQKSKLSLYKKAMESKKTYEQKCRDADDAEQAFERISANGQQKQVEKSQNKAKQCKDSATEAERVYRQNIEQLEKVRGEWEQEHRATCEAFQLQEFDRLTILRNALWVHCNQLSMQCVKDDELYEEVRVTLEGCSVDGDIDGFIQAKGTGTEPPAPVPYQNYYDREVAPMSSSPGLQPSCGMIKRFSGLLHGSAKTTSSAASAENLTPTPERNDGVYAAIAVQETPGPSTLPAQEYRALYDYTAQNSDELDLSAGDILEVILEGEDGWWTVQRNGQRGFVPGSYLEKL; this is translated from the exons TGCAGGGACTTCACCGCCCACACGGGCTACGAGGTGCTGCTGCAGCGGCTGCTGGACGGCAGGAAGATgtgcaaggatgtggaggagcTGCTGAGGCAGAG GGCGCAGGCGGAGGAGCGGTACGGGAAGGAGCTGGTGCAGATAGCCCGGAAGGCAGGTGGCCAGACGGAGATCAA CTCCCTGAGGGCCTCCTTTGACTCCCTGAAGCAGC AAATGGAGAACGTGGGCAGCTCCCACATCcagctggccctggccctgcggGAGGAGCTGCGGAGCCTGGAGGAGTTCCGTgagaggcagaaggagcagaggaagaag TATGAGGCCGCCATGGACCGTGTCCAGAAAAGCAAGCTGTCGCTCTACAAGAAGGCCATGGAG TCCAAGAAGACATACGAGCAGAAGTGCCGGGATGCAGATGATGCCGAGCAGGCCTTCGAGCGCATCAGTGCCAATGGCCAACAGAAGCAGGTGGAGAAG AGCCAGAACAAAGCCAAGCAGTGCAAGGACTCGGCCACGGAGGCAG AGCGGGTGTACAGGCAGAACATCGAGCAGCTGGAGAAGGTGCGGGGCGAGTGGGAGCAGGAACACCGGGCCACGTGTGAG GCCTTCCAGCTGCAGGAGTTTGACCGGCTGACCATCCTCCGCAACGCCCTGTGGGTGCACTGCAACCAGCTCTCCATGCAGTGCGTCAAGGACGATGag CTCTACGAAGAGGTGCGGGTGACACTGGAAGGCTGCAGCGTGGATGGTGACATTGACGGCTTCATCCAGGCCAAGGGCACAGGCACCGAGCCCCCAG CTCCGGTGCCCTACCAGAACTACTATGATCGGGAGGTCGCCCCGATGTCCAGCAGCCCCGGCCTACAGCCATCCTGTGGCATGATAAAGAG gtTCTCTGGGCTGCTGCATGGAAGTGCCAAGACCACATCGTCAGCAGCTTCTGCAG AGAACCTGACCCCCACCCCTGAACGGAACGACGGTGTCTACGCCGCCATCGCTGTGCAGGAGACGCCAGGACCCTCCACCCTGCCAGCCCAGGAGTACAGGGCACTCTATGACTACACGGCCCAG AATTCTGATGAGCTGGACCTCTCTGCGGGGGACATCCTGGAGGTCATCCTAGAAGGGGAAGATGGTTGGTGGACAGTACAACGGAATGGGCAGCGTGGCTTCGTCCCTGGCTCCTACCTGGAGAAGCTCTGA
- the PSTPIP1 gene encoding proline-serine-threonine phosphatase-interacting protein 1 isoform X1 → MMPQLQFKDAFWCRDFTAHTGYEVLLQRLLDGRKMCKDVEELLRQRAQAEERYGKELVQIARKAGGQTEINSLRASFDSLKQQMENVGSSHIQLALALREELRSLEEFRERQKEQRKKYEAAMDRVQKSKLSLYKKAMESKKTYEQKCRDADDAEQAFERISANGQQKQVEKSQNKAKQCKDSATEAERVYRQNIEQLEKVRGEWEQEHRATCEAFQLQEFDRLTILRNALWVHCNQLSMQCVKDDELYEEVRVTLEGCSVDGDIDGFIQAKGTGTEPPAPVPYQNYYDREVAPMSSSPGLQPSCGMIKRFSGLLHGSAKTTSSAASAASTENLTPTPERNDGVYAAIAVQETPGPSTLPAQEYRALYDYTAQNSDELDLSAGDILEVILEGEDGWWTVQRNGQRGFVPGSYLEKL, encoded by the exons TGCAGGGACTTCACCGCCCACACGGGCTACGAGGTGCTGCTGCAGCGGCTGCTGGACGGCAGGAAGATgtgcaaggatgtggaggagcTGCTGAGGCAGAG GGCGCAGGCGGAGGAGCGGTACGGGAAGGAGCTGGTGCAGATAGCCCGGAAGGCAGGTGGCCAGACGGAGATCAA CTCCCTGAGGGCCTCCTTTGACTCCCTGAAGCAGC AAATGGAGAACGTGGGCAGCTCCCACATCcagctggccctggccctgcggGAGGAGCTGCGGAGCCTGGAGGAGTTCCGTgagaggcagaaggagcagaggaagaag TATGAGGCCGCCATGGACCGTGTCCAGAAAAGCAAGCTGTCGCTCTACAAGAAGGCCATGGAG TCCAAGAAGACATACGAGCAGAAGTGCCGGGATGCAGATGATGCCGAGCAGGCCTTCGAGCGCATCAGTGCCAATGGCCAACAGAAGCAGGTGGAGAAG AGCCAGAACAAAGCCAAGCAGTGCAAGGACTCGGCCACGGAGGCAG AGCGGGTGTACAGGCAGAACATCGAGCAGCTGGAGAAGGTGCGGGGCGAGTGGGAGCAGGAACACCGGGCCACGTGTGAG GCCTTCCAGCTGCAGGAGTTTGACCGGCTGACCATCCTCCGCAACGCCCTGTGGGTGCACTGCAACCAGCTCTCCATGCAGTGCGTCAAGGACGATGag CTCTACGAAGAGGTGCGGGTGACACTGGAAGGCTGCAGCGTGGATGGTGACATTGACGGCTTCATCCAGGCCAAGGGCACAGGCACCGAGCCCCCAG CTCCGGTGCCCTACCAGAACTACTATGATCGGGAGGTCGCCCCGATGTCCAGCAGCCCCGGCCTACAGCCATCCTGTGGCATGATAAAGAG gtTCTCTGGGCTGCTGCATGGAAGTGCCAAGACCACATCGTCAGCAGCTTCTGCAG CCTCCACAGAGAACCTGACCCCCACCCCTGAACGGAACGACGGTGTCTACGCCGCCATCGCTGTGCAGGAGACGCCAGGACCCTCCACCCTGCCAGCCCAGGAGTACAGGGCACTCTATGACTACACGGCCCAG AATTCTGATGAGCTGGACCTCTCTGCGGGGGACATCCTGGAGGTCATCCTAGAAGGGGAAGATGGTTGGTGGACAGTACAACGGAATGGGCAGCGTGGCTTCGTCCCTGGCTCCTACCTGGAGAAGCTCTGA
- the PSTPIP1 gene encoding proline-serine-threonine phosphatase-interacting protein 1 isoform X5 — MGANRSLSSLRASFDSLKQQMENVGSSHIQLALALREELRSLEEFRERQKEQRKKYEAAMDRVQKSKLSLYKKAMESKKTYEQKCRDADDAEQAFERISANGQQKQVEKSQNKAKQCKDSATEAERVYRQNIEQLEKVRGEWEQEHRATCEAFQLQEFDRLTILRNALWVHCNQLSMQCVKDDELYEEVRVTLEGCSVDGDIDGFIQAKGTGTEPPAPVPYQNYYDREVAPMSSSPGLQPSCGMIKRFSGLLHGSAKTTSSAASAASTENLTPTPERNDGVYAAIAVQETPGPSTLPAQEYRALYDYTAQNSDELDLSAGDILEVILEGEDGWWTVQRNGQRGFVPGSYLEKL, encoded by the exons ATGGGCGCAAACAGGAGCCTGAG CTCCCTGAGGGCCTCCTTTGACTCCCTGAAGCAGC AAATGGAGAACGTGGGCAGCTCCCACATCcagctggccctggccctgcggGAGGAGCTGCGGAGCCTGGAGGAGTTCCGTgagaggcagaaggagcagaggaagaag TATGAGGCCGCCATGGACCGTGTCCAGAAAAGCAAGCTGTCGCTCTACAAGAAGGCCATGGAG TCCAAGAAGACATACGAGCAGAAGTGCCGGGATGCAGATGATGCCGAGCAGGCCTTCGAGCGCATCAGTGCCAATGGCCAACAGAAGCAGGTGGAGAAG AGCCAGAACAAAGCCAAGCAGTGCAAGGACTCGGCCACGGAGGCAG AGCGGGTGTACAGGCAGAACATCGAGCAGCTGGAGAAGGTGCGGGGCGAGTGGGAGCAGGAACACCGGGCCACGTGTGAG GCCTTCCAGCTGCAGGAGTTTGACCGGCTGACCATCCTCCGCAACGCCCTGTGGGTGCACTGCAACCAGCTCTCCATGCAGTGCGTCAAGGACGATGag CTCTACGAAGAGGTGCGGGTGACACTGGAAGGCTGCAGCGTGGATGGTGACATTGACGGCTTCATCCAGGCCAAGGGCACAGGCACCGAGCCCCCAG CTCCGGTGCCCTACCAGAACTACTATGATCGGGAGGTCGCCCCGATGTCCAGCAGCCCCGGCCTACAGCCATCCTGTGGCATGATAAAGAG gtTCTCTGGGCTGCTGCATGGAAGTGCCAAGACCACATCGTCAGCAGCTTCTGCAG CCTCCACAGAGAACCTGACCCCCACCCCTGAACGGAACGACGGTGTCTACGCCGCCATCGCTGTGCAGGAGACGCCAGGACCCTCCACCCTGCCAGCCCAGGAGTACAGGGCACTCTATGACTACACGGCCCAG AATTCTGATGAGCTGGACCTCTCTGCGGGGGACATCCTGGAGGTCATCCTAGAAGGGGAAGATGGTTGGTGGACAGTACAACGGAATGGGCAGCGTGGCTTCGTCCCTGGCTCCTACCTGGAGAAGCTCTGA
- the PSTPIP1 gene encoding proline-serine-threonine phosphatase-interacting protein 1 isoform X6 — MPFGSLRASFDSLKQQMENVGSSHIQLALALREELRSLEEFRERQKEQRKKYEAAMDRVQKSKLSLYKKAMESKKTYEQKCRDADDAEQAFERISANGQQKQVEKSQNKAKQCKDSATEAERVYRQNIEQLEKVRGEWEQEHRATCEAFQLQEFDRLTILRNALWVHCNQLSMQCVKDDELYEEVRVTLEGCSVDGDIDGFIQAKGTGTEPPAPVPYQNYYDREVAPMSSSPGLQPSCGMIKRFSGLLHGSAKTTSSAASAASTENLTPTPERNDGVYAAIAVQETPGPSTLPAQEYRALYDYTAQNSDELDLSAGDILEVILEGEDGWWTVQRNGQRGFVPGSYLEKL, encoded by the exons CTCCCTGAGGGCCTCCTTTGACTCCCTGAAGCAGC AAATGGAGAACGTGGGCAGCTCCCACATCcagctggccctggccctgcggGAGGAGCTGCGGAGCCTGGAGGAGTTCCGTgagaggcagaaggagcagaggaagaag TATGAGGCCGCCATGGACCGTGTCCAGAAAAGCAAGCTGTCGCTCTACAAGAAGGCCATGGAG TCCAAGAAGACATACGAGCAGAAGTGCCGGGATGCAGATGATGCCGAGCAGGCCTTCGAGCGCATCAGTGCCAATGGCCAACAGAAGCAGGTGGAGAAG AGCCAGAACAAAGCCAAGCAGTGCAAGGACTCGGCCACGGAGGCAG AGCGGGTGTACAGGCAGAACATCGAGCAGCTGGAGAAGGTGCGGGGCGAGTGGGAGCAGGAACACCGGGCCACGTGTGAG GCCTTCCAGCTGCAGGAGTTTGACCGGCTGACCATCCTCCGCAACGCCCTGTGGGTGCACTGCAACCAGCTCTCCATGCAGTGCGTCAAGGACGATGag CTCTACGAAGAGGTGCGGGTGACACTGGAAGGCTGCAGCGTGGATGGTGACATTGACGGCTTCATCCAGGCCAAGGGCACAGGCACCGAGCCCCCAG CTCCGGTGCCCTACCAGAACTACTATGATCGGGAGGTCGCCCCGATGTCCAGCAGCCCCGGCCTACAGCCATCCTGTGGCATGATAAAGAG gtTCTCTGGGCTGCTGCATGGAAGTGCCAAGACCACATCGTCAGCAGCTTCTGCAG CCTCCACAGAGAACCTGACCCCCACCCCTGAACGGAACGACGGTGTCTACGCCGCCATCGCTGTGCAGGAGACGCCAGGACCCTCCACCCTGCCAGCCCAGGAGTACAGGGCACTCTATGACTACACGGCCCAG AATTCTGATGAGCTGGACCTCTCTGCGGGGGACATCCTGGAGGTCATCCTAGAAGGGGAAGATGGTTGGTGGACAGTACAACGGAATGGGCAGCGTGGCTTCGTCCCTGGCTCCTACCTGGAGAAGCTCTGA